The Candidatus Cloacimonadota bacterium genome includes the window GCGGAGTTGGTGTTGGTAAAGCATTTAACGGTGGATTTGGACTTGTACTCGATGGAAGTGAAAGGATTGATGCGATTATCAAATCAGCCCTCGATTGGGATGTAATGGGTGGTGTCGCTAGACGTTCGTGGGCACGAAATCCCAATGCAGTCGAGACTTCTATTGAATGGAATAAAAGAAATAAAAATTACGGACATATAACACTGCCGTTCATCCCTGACGAAGATCTGATCGATGAACTGGTAGATAAGGAATTTTAGTAAGGAGTAATAATGGAAAAAACACATTTCGAATCAACTGAAGATATTCTGCAATTTGCAATAGATAGAGAGATAGATGCGCAGAATTTTTATAATGAATGGTCAGTAAAAGTGAAAAATCCGGCAATAGGTGAGATGTTAAAAGGGCTTGCACTTCAGGAAAAAGGGCACGAAGAGCATCTTAAGCGTGTTAAAAAGAGCGGAGAACTCAAACCTTCGGAAAAGCATATCGTAGATTTGAAGATCGCTGATTATCTCGTTGATGTTAAACCAACAGAGGACATGGATTACCAGCAAGCACTCACCATTGCAATGGAAAGAGAACAAAGCTCGGTAAATCTTTATAAAACACTGGCAAAACTCGCTCCCAACGAAAAAATTCAAGACCTTTTCCTCAACCTTGTAGAAGAAGAAGTTCAACACAAAGCCCGTCTTGAAGACGAGTATGACGAGAATATATTAAGAGAAAATTAATAATGGATTTTCAGGAGCTTGCTGATAATCGTAGAG containing:
- a CDS encoding ferritin family protein; its protein translation is MEKTHFESTEDILQFAIDREIDAQNFYNEWSVKVKNPAIGEMLKGLALQEKGHEEHLKRVKKSGELKPSEKHIVDLKIADYLVDVKPTEDMDYQQALTIAMEREQSSVNLYKTLAKLAPNEKIQDLFLNLVEEEVQHKARLEDEYDENILREN